The Peromyscus leucopus breed LL Stock chromosome 10, UCI_PerLeu_2.1, whole genome shotgun sequence genome segment cctttggtatctttatttttatttttgtttgtttgaggcagggtttctcagtatagctctggctgttctggaactaggtCTGTAGACTATGttgacctctaactcagagaCCTGGttgcctccgcctccgcctccccctcctgagtgctggaattaaagatgtgtgctaccacatctgacAAATCTCCAATTTTTCAATATTCAGTGCCCAATAGTGTCTAACGTACAGGGCTCAataatatttgtcaaatggatgTAATAAAGCATCCTATCCATAAACTTAAAGTAATAAGAATTCATTCTTGCCAAAGAGACTGCAAAATTGTATTTCTAGATCTTAAGTAAGGTTTTGTTGTACCTCTTAAATGTGTTCTCTTGAAAGACCTTATAAAAGGAAGACCAGCATGTTTTAAGTACTTAGTGTTTataggaggctgggggtgggggcgggagggggagagaaggtgaGAATTGATTAAAATTCACCTTGTTAAAAAATGCCATGATGATATCTGTTGCAGGCTGATTTATAAAACTGCCCAATCTGACATAAAAGAAgctagactttttatttttttaaaaaagtaaaatactgcTTGGGgggtaatattttcatttttcatcatgTTTTTCTTGGAGCCTACATGTTTTTTAATATGAAACCTGACAAATGGAGTGTAACAGTATATTAAAGTTGACCTGCTGCCTTTTCTGTAAGGCCTTTCAAAGGAGGGAGCCACGGTCTTATTAATAGTCAGCAGCAACTGTTAAAAGGCAAATTCTGTGGCCAATAGGATCGCTGTCAGCTGCTGGGTCACCTTCGAGGGCGcagagaagaaaagggcaccCATCTGTTCACGGCAGCTCCACCTAAGTCCTCTACACGGCACAGTTAATGGGGTGCTTTTCCTGGGCAAGATTACATTATGTAACGGTAGAGTTTTGAATAAAAAAGAGCAGATGTAGAATAGTTTTCCTTTATCCAAAGCAGTCGAATGCTGTGTGGTGTACGTATGTTCATGGGTGTGTTCAAAGGATTGTTTTGAGGGAAGATGTACTATTCTATTACCTCTGAAATATGAAGTGCAAGAAAGCAAGCTTTTGAACCAGCTTTGGGATTATTTGACGtgcatttaaatttaataaatgctcaaatagccatttttttctttttaaagagaggTGACAATGgtctaaaatgtaaaaataattgcAGGTAAAGGCCAGTGCATCTAAGAGAAGCAGCGTGAAGTTTGTTCAGCGTCTGTCTGGCTACATCGAAGTGGTGATTGTTGGGATTCCTTTTGCTGTGTTTTCAGGTGAAACCGAAACATTTGTCTTGCATTGGAGTCTGTTGTTTTTTGCTGGCAGCCAGGATGGTGGAAGAGGAAGGCGACATTCCACCCACTCACGATGTGATCCGGATCAGTCAGTGTAAATGCACGGCCTCTGACATTAAACGGATGGAGAAGATAATCTCAGAGAAATTGCACTATGAGTTGGAAGCTACTACTGCCTTAAACTTTTTGCACTTATACCACGCAATTGTATTTTGTCATACTTCAGAAAGGTGAGTGGGACTCGTGCCTTGAACATCGCCTCAACATAGAGTAGGGAATTAGATTGTCCATAAATCTTACTCCCTCGGAACGTGCAGCGTGCACTTGAGTCCTTAAAACCCATGTAACGTCTCCGAAGGTTTGATAACTCTTTTTCCCTTGCTTTGCACAGGAAGGAAATACTGAACCTCGACAAACTAGAAGCTCAGCTGAAAGCTTGCAACTGCCGGCTTGTCTTTTCAAAAGCAAAAGTGAGTCTGTTTCTTCCTTATTTACGTCTCATGGTTTCCGTTGTGGTTTTTTTCCctaatgtgtgtgtttttgtttgtttattttttgtagcCATCTGTATTAGCTCTGTGCCTTCTCAATTTGGAAATAGAAACGGTAAAATCCGTTGAATTGCTGGAAATTCTTCTGCTTGTTAAAAAACATTTGAAGGTAAGTATCtttgggctttgttttcttgtggtgtcttaaatattttatgtaacacTTTGTGAAATTCTCAGCGTGTGTTCATTTTTCTTGTATGTCAGCTGTTCTAATTCTCAAAGTTCGCTTTGACCCAGACAGTATTAAGCCAGAAGAAACTCTGACTTAACCCAGCTTTTTTTCTGAATGCAGGTGTTCCTTCTGGGGACTTGTTTGCTATGGCAGGGTAGCTGTGCACACTCCCAGTGCCTGCCCTCAACTGTGTACTGTAAAGTACACTGAATACCCTAAGGTGATAGATGATGTCCCCTCACGTCTGTATGTGGAGGGTTGAGACACCTCAGTAGCACTACCAAAATTATCAGCAGTTTTTTAAAGTCCCTTAGCTGGACCATGCCTGTAAGTTTTTGCAgtcatggcaaaaaaaaaaaaaacaaaagcacagtgctttttcttatttaaactaaTAGTCtggttaaagaaatgcaaattttaacATGAAATGATGTTTATTGTCAATGTGACTTAGTGTTAGATAATAGTGAATATGAGAAGTACTTTGGGGTTCTTAGCAAAGGCATGGGCAATCCTTGGGAGGTGCTGTGATTAGGAGTCTGGCTGAAAATTCATCATCTGCAAGAATGAAGGTTTGTATAGCAAAGGCTTATGGCTAAGAAATGGGTAGGctattggggttggggatttagctcagtggtagcacaaggccctggttcagtcctggggggggggggggggacgggacgacACGACACGGGACACGACGCACATCATTTTAAGATGGAATGGCTGGGCTGTGGTCACAAACAGGACTAAGTGTATCCAAGGCAGTTCTTCAGAAGCCAAGTATGTAGATGAGTCAAGGAATCATGGATGACCAAGACTTGGATCTAATGTACTAAAGTTTGATCACTTGTTCAATATCCATAATCCACAGCAAGAgaactgtctctgtctccacaaatttgtccacacacacacacacacacacacacacacacacacacacacacacacgactttttttttttttttttccctaaaagatGACCAAGTGTTCTGAGTTTTGATGAAAAGGCCAGTCTGAAAGTTGAACGAGATCACTTAAGGATGTATGTGTAGGATAGTGAGAAGGACTGGTAGTTGCCAGGTTACAAAGAGCTAAAGATATACGCAGACTTGGTGGAGATAGAGGCCAAGATGCtttgaaagattcatttttaagTCAGATGtagtggcatacacttgtaatcccagcaccccgaagactgaggcaggtggattgtgAGCTGGACGTCGATTTAGGCTCCATAGTGAACGGACTTCTTGAGCTGGGTGAAGCTGTCAGAACATGACACAGGCCTTCTGTTTGTGGTGGACGTGTGTGCAGTGTGAGATAGTTGTTGGAGATGTGAGCTTTTTCTGTCGTAGCTCTTTCTCTGAACTTGAGCGTGATGGTGATACCTGAAAGCATCTTCGTGTGTGCATCAGTCACGTGGGCTTCTCCAGTTGGGGAGGAACCGCCCTTCCCGGGCATTTCCTCTCTGATAGTgctgactttagtttgtgtctgATGCCATAATATAGATGTATATTATAAGCAATCCAAACTAATTTGTtcaagaaaggattttttttttaaataaagatgctgaatttcttttctttggcaCTACTAAACAATGTACttgatgcttttttgttttaaaaaaaacaggcttGGTTTTAGGTCAGTGTTTTCTTAGAATAGGCATAATTTGTCTTAGCACCCAGGTCATATTCTCATCAGTTAACTCAGAATACCCAGCACCTGTGATTTCAAGGGGCAGCAGAGCCTGAGAACCATTGTTATAACAGCTTCATTCATCTTTGTACCCAGATCAGCGACACGGAATTCTTTTACTGGAGGGAATTAGTTTCTAAATGCCTAGCAGAGTACTCTTCTCCTGAATGCTGCAAACCTGACCTGAAGAAGCTGGTGTGGATTGTTTCAAGGCGCACAGCGCAAAATCTGCACAACAGTCACTACAGCGTGCCCGAGCTACCGACCATCCCGGAGGGGGGCTGTTCGGATGGCAGCGAAAGGTGAGCAGGTGTCTCCCGCAGACTAAGTAGAGTGATGGGTTCTGAGCATAAAAAATAACTGGCCCATAAAAAataagggccagcaagatgtctcagcaggtaaggcCACCTGCTGACAAGCTGGCGTTGgagtcccagagcccacagtgTGGAAGGAGAACCAACCACTACAAGTTACTTTTCTTACCTCCACGCATGCTGTGATACAGGTGTGctcgcacatgcacacacaccacactctcctcccccttccttccctccctccctaaaataagtaaataaatatagttaaaaatgaaaagaagagccgggcagtggtggcgcatgccttcaatcctagcacttgggaggcagaggcaggtgggtctcgtgaattcaaggccagcctggtctacagagtaagttccaggacagccaggactattatatagagaaaccctgtctcgaaaaaccaaaaaacaaacaaacagacaaaccaaaaaaaacaaaagaaagaattgggaatggagatgtagctcagttggaagGTGTTTGCGGAGCGTGCAGGAAGCGTAGATTGTGATCCCTaacactgtgtaaaccaggcctggtggcacgtgcctgtagtcccagcactgggagttagaggcaggagggccaAAAATTTGAGATCATTCTTAGCAGTGTATGGAGTTCAAGACcattgttgggctggagagatggctcagaggttaagagcactgactgctctttcagaggttccGAGttaattcccaacaaccacatggtgactcacaaccatctgtaatgagatctggtgccctcttctagcctgcagacatacatacaaacagaacactgtatacataataaataaataaatcttaaaaaaaaaaaaaaaaagaccattgtTACatgtgggaccctgtctcaaaaagactaaataaaatcGGTGGAAAGTTGTAAGAGAACATCTTTCTTCACAGTATTTTTTCAAGCCAGAAAATTAACCAGTAGTTTCTTAAAATAGGCAACTTGTAAACCCCCACCtcaaaaaaacacatttttgtcttttccttctccttactCTGAGacacagttccatttttaaaatgaaagcagtTGGAACAGTCGCGGGCTTTTCACTGTTGGTGTGCTAATGGTGCTGTAGGAGGAGGGTGGGTACAGGAGCCGCCATTACCAAGACTCCACCGATGCACTCAAGTTTGGCCAAGTGCCGCCACTTACTTTGTTTGTAACATGAACTTTACTAAATTTGATGCTGTCTGCTGTCAGGTAAGGACCAGACACTCCAGTTTCATAGTGTGTGTTCTTGCTTTGGCATTTGAGAGAACCCTGGTGGAGTAACTAGTAGAGGGAAGACCTTTCAGCAGACCACAGTTTCACCCCTGCATTGAAGATACTTAGAATTCTGTGGTTACTTCTGCTACAGTGAATGAGACAGGCATGATAGGTGGCAGATAGTAAttggggtgggtggtggtagCGGCAtggacctttaatcccagcacttgggagacagaggcaggcggatctctgtgagtttgagtccagcctggtctgtggagggagttccagaacaagccagggttacacacagagaaaccctatctaggaAAAACAAGCAATTGTTAACCGAACctgatggcccatgcctttaatctcagcacttgtgaagcaagggcaggaggatctctgagttcaaggccagcctggtctacatctggagttccagaacagccatggctatgtagaaagaccctgtctataaataaatagatgagaaCAATTGTTAAggaaaaactatcttttaatgagAACAAACTAGACATTAAGCTCAACTCAGCTGTGTAAATAATGGTTAGCTTTTGAGTATGGTGTGTAGACGGATCAGGCTGTTGTATTTTGCCTACAGACATCTGTTTCAAGCAATGACacccttttttgtctctttcctttcagTGAGGACTCTGGTGAAGACATGAGTTGTGGAGAGGAGAGTCTCAGCAGTTCCCCTCCCAGTGACCAAGAGTGCACCTTCTTTTTTGACTTCAAAGTGGCTCAGACACTCTGCTTTCCGTCTTAGAATTTGCATGGTCTGTGTCAGGAGTTAAAGGATGTGCGCCTGTTTCAAAGCAATAAATGGGGGAGTAGGTAGTTCTCTAGTGCATCCCCCATCTAGACAGGAATTAGACAGACTGGAATACCTACCTTCTATTTATTATTCAGGTCAGATCTGGcctattttcatatttaatcctAAGCCATCAAATGGGTTAGTGCCTCTTAACAGTACTTTATACATTGGCACTTTATTTTCTAGTTGACTTTAcctgtggggaggaaggaaggtgcTGATACCTTTGTTACTTTTCAAGATTTTTAGAGATGGGTAGTGTAGCTTGTCTTCAACTGTAGAGCCTTCGGGTGTCTTTCTCTAACAGTGAGAGGGTGCAAGCGCTTCCGTAGCAGGGACAGTGGATAAGCCTTCCGTGGTTCGTCTGGGATTTCCTTCTCCCCTGTTCTCAGAACAGACTGTACAGGACTCTTGAGTGTCAAACACCAACTTTGTTTTCTGATGATACTGGCTGATACAGATCCTATACATTAAGAGTTATATTGACATATCTGTGAATTTTAGTTTCTAAATGTCTTGAGATTTCTGCTAAAGCAGAAATTGTCATCAGGCTAGGGCTGTTAGTTGCATTCTTAATACCTAAGTATTCTCATACTGtagtattattttattgttatctaaAAGATCCATAATC includes the following:
- the Ccng2 gene encoding cyclin-G2, yielding MKDLGAEHLAGGEGVQLLGLLNFYLEQEQRFQPREKGLSLMEDTPENDNTLCSRLRNAKVEDLRSLTNFFGSCTETFVLAVNILDRFLALMKVKPKHLSCIGVCCFLLAARMVEEEGDIPPTHDVIRISQCKCTASDIKRMEKIISEKLHYELEATTALNFLHLYHAIVFCHTSERKEILNLDKLEAQLKACNCRLVFSKAKPSVLALCLLNLEIETVKSVELLEILLLVKKHLKISDTEFFYWRELVSKCLAEYSSPECCKPDLKKLVWIVSRRTAQNLHNSHYSVPELPTIPEGGCSDGSESEDSGEDMSCGEESLSSSPPSDQECTFFFDFKVAQTLCFPS